The Trypanosoma brucei gambiense DAL972 chromosome 10, complete sequence genome has a segment encoding these proteins:
- a CDS encoding T. brucei spp.-specific protein, protein MECSASFSFFPRCDTATNRIKKQSYMLTGRGQEVAEHAMTLADAKPNLPSPREGRKEEATRGGSGKVEKRYENGKPQTGITNILMQSQATVENDAGGPLRLRFSGLPFPLEDDEEGQNIFPHCPKASRSIKVRWLPSKRKRNTRCSCGLWLFGWRAVRAQPWICGNTGDIRVVRKEIKAAGVRGGSLKKQTYNSDGKLEMNKRGQRYN, encoded by the coding sequence ATGGAATGCTCGGCAAGCTTTTCATTCTTCCCGAGATGCGATACAGCGACAAACCGcataaagaaacaaagttaCATGCTTACCGGCAGGGGTCAGGAAGTAGCAGAACATGCAATGACATTGGCAGACGCCAAACCGAACCTGCCGTCTccaagggaaggaaggaaggaagaggcaACGAGGGGTGGAAGTGGAAAGGTAGAGAAACGTTATGAAAACGGGAAACCGCAAACTGGTATCACAAACATCCTGATGCAGAGCCAAGCAACTGTCGAAAATGATGCAGGGGGACCTCTACGTCTTCGGTTCAGTGGCTTGCCCTTTCCACTGGAGGACGATGAAGAGGGGCAAAACATCTTCCCACATTGTCCAAAAGCCTCACGGAGCATCAAGGTTCGCTGGCTCCCgagtaaaagaaagaggaacacAAGGTGTAGCTGTGGTCTTTGGTTATTCGGATGGAGAGCGGTTCGAGCGCAGCCGTGGATTTGCGGGAATACGGGCGACATCCGGGTCGTAcgtaaagaaataaaggcaGCTGGGGTCCGGGGTGGaagtttaaaaaagcaaacttACAATAGCGATGGAAAGCTAGAGATGAATAAGCGCGGGCAACGTTACAACTGA
- a CDS encoding ribonuclease, putative — protein sequence MDVDKYNCSVVFDDFKISIEQCDFYALDQEMTGVDNGERPQSGTMSLTELYQVSRDVVNRYIAFQLGVTVFKRVDGGYEVKPYNFYLLKSVGDFVVNIESLKFLADNHMDFQRWLVTGMPYCGKVDTGLRGDEGGSVSSLRRGLSEYLVSRIKKWYNSPLARDGECITFKTVICEEIERLTLSKLKEEQVFVSFEYDKSRCIGSPVSLTVHRGTSHFASGQGKEMATPDLEPIKVCGFQHFWKCLTDCKKPIVGHNFWLDIMFMVQMHEGPLPEDYDTYKRLVHQLFPCVYDTKTLGREVIINNLSESFCLKDLYDRCLASRLKLGRAPEFFFPPGFGRYDPDSLESECKAHEAGYDSYMTGVAFSICRDLYCSGENSTLDKWRNIVSVYGSNYYMNVNGKDSLRRSATFVVEFREEIEYPFGELLLCRDDAFTNMDRDVELLPRDCIISYDNKGLCRTIIVVFEDDISEDEVQTRIANSARRWSEVTKEANAYNIVFPEILSVYRLSG from the coding sequence ATGGACGTCGACAAATATAACTGTTCCGTTGTTTTTGATGATTTTAAGATTTCCATCGAGCAATGTGATTTTTATGCGCTTGATCAGGAGATGACCGGTGTCGATAACGGTGAGCGACCGCAGTCAGGAACAATGAGTTTGACAGAGCTTTACCAAGTTTCGCGGGACGTTGTCAACCGGTACATTGCCTTCCAGCTAGGTGTAACAGTTTTCAAGCGTGTTGATGGCGGATATGAGGTTAAACCATACaacttttatttattgaaaAGTGTGGGCGATTTTGTTGTGAATATTGAGTCACTGAAGTTCTTGGCAGACAACCACATGGATTTTCAGCGGTGGTTGGTGACAGGCATGCCGTATTGTGGTAAAGTGGACACAGGGTTGCGTGGTGATGAAGGGGGTTCTGTGTCTAGTTTAAGGAGAGGGTTATCCGAATACCTTGTTAGTCGAATAAAAAAGTGGTATAACAGCCCGTTGGCACGGGATGGCGAGTGTATTACTTTCAAAACTGTAATATGCGAAGAAATAGAGCGGTTGACTTTATCAAAACTTAAAGAAGAACAAGTTTTCGTTTCATTTGAGTATGATAAGTCGAGATGCATTGGATCACCGGTGTCGTTGACAGTTCACCGTGGAACGAGTCATTTCGCCAGCGGCCAAGGTAAGGAAATGGCCACACCTGATTTAGAGCCGATCAAAGTATGTGGGTTTCAACATTTTTGGAAGTGCTTAACCGATTGCAAGAAACCTATTGTTGGCCACAATTTTTGGCTTGACATTATGTTTATGGTTCAAATGCACGAAGGGCCTCTCCCCGAAGATTATGATACTTACAAGAGACTCGTTCACCAACTGTTCCCGTGCGTATACGATACGAAAACACTCGGCCGCGAGGTGATAATTAACAACTTATCTGAGTCTTTTTGTCTGAAAGATTTGTACGACAGATGCCTGGCCTCGAGGCTAAAATTGGGAAGGGCACCAGAGTTCTTTTTCCCACCAGGATTTGGTCGGTACGACCCAGACAGCCTTGAAAGTGAATGCAAAGCCCATGAAGCTGGGTACGATTCATACATGACGGGCGTGgctttttccatttgtagGGATTTGTACTGTAGCGGTGAAAATTCTACCTTGGATAAGTGGCGAAACATTGTTTCTGTGTACGGCAGCAATTACTATATGAATGTCAATGGCAAGGATAGTTTGAGGAGGTCTGCAACGTTTGTGGTGGAGTTTAGGGAGGAGATTGAGTATCCTTTTGGAGAGTTGCTTCTGTGTCGGGACGATGCATTCACAAATATGGATAGGGACGTGGAGTTATTACCGAGGGACTGTATTATATCATATGACAACAAAGGATTATGCAGGACGATAATAGTTGTGTTCGAAGATGATATTAGCGAAGATGAGGTACAAACGCGCATTGCGAATTCGGCGCGCCGTTGGAGTGAGGTTACTAAGGAGGCAAATGCTTATAATATAGTATTTCCCGAAATACTAAGTGTTTACCGTCTTAGTGGGTAG